The Aspergillus flavus chromosome 6, complete sequence nucleotide sequence CTCTTATCATGATAACAGCATTTCAAGCGATCTGACGATGTTTGTACAGATGTGGAAGTATTTATCAAGACCGCAATCAACGAGAAATACCCTACTCACAAGTCAGCTAGCCTTCCCAGTCATTACTAGATAAAACCACTGACAGGCAATCAAAGGTTCCTTGGGGAAGAGACATATGCCAAAGGACAGTCTCGAGACTATCTCATAGACGAACAGCCAACATGGTGTATTGATCCGTTAGATGGTAAATATCGCGCTTCATATTGAAATTCTCTCCCTGACCATAAGCTCTAGGGACGGTTAACTTCACTCATATTTTCCCCATGTTTTGTGTCTCCATCGGTTTTATTGTCAACCACAAACCCGTCATTGGTGTCATCTATGCTCCTTTCCAAGACCAACTTTTCTCATCATGTATCAACCGAGGCGCCTGGCTCAATGAAAAGCGCCGTCTTCCGCTTATCCACAAGCCGTCTATCCCACCAATGCCCCCTAATGCACCCAGCAAATGTGTCTTCTCCTGTGAATGGGGAAAGGATCGCCGTGATATTCCCGATGGCAACATGCACCGCAAAATTGAGAGCTTCGTAAACATGGCCGCTGAGATTGGAGGGAGGAATGGAAAGGGAGGAATGGTCCATGGTGTCCGGAGTCTGGGGAGTGCGACGTTGGATTTGGCGTATACTGCGATGGGATCGTTTGATATCTGGTGGGAGGGTGGCTGTTGGGAATGGTGAGTCCCCGTCTCCTGCATTTTGCAATGACCT carries:
- a CDS encoding inositol monophosphatase, which translates into the protein MTVMQFDQEQLDEIYAFAVDLGRKAGQLLLESIEKRIAGEGSQSVEEKENAVDIVTQTDEDVEVFIKTAINEKYPTHKFLGEETYAKGQSRDYLIDEQPTWCIDPLDGTVNFTHIFPMFCVSIGFIVNHKPVIGVIYAPFQDQLFSSCINRGAWLNEKRRLPLIHKPSIPPMPPNAPSKCVFSCEWGKDRRDIPDGNMHRKIESFVNMAAEIGGRNGKGGMVHGVRSLGSATLDLAYTAMGSFDIWWEGGCWEWDVAAGIAILLEAGGLVTTANPPADPETAPIEDVRLGSRLYLAIRPAGPSATETGRQTQERTVREVWKRVRQLEYTRPGA